The DNA sequence GGGGGCCCTGTACCTCCTAATACTGACCATGTATGTTTGACCCCGCGGCCTTTCCCCTACCCCGGCTAGCCTCTGCCGTTCTTAAAAGTCAAGTACTCCATCATGAGTATTCATGAATGAAATAACCCTTCCACGATGCCTAGACCTACGCACAAAATGTCTCATATGACTGATAGAAGCAAAGGCAGTCAGTGTATCGCTTCCAACATGGAAAGCAAATGTCGGTtatgaagaaggagagccGTGGGTTATGAGTAAGATGCAATGCGGTTATCCTCGATTCTTCGTGCACCCGACGATTCAAGAACTTGCGAAAGAGATCGTGCAATGCTACGGAAATCCCAACACAGAGTCTGCCATGTTGTTTCCTTCCGCCAAAACTGCGCATATTTGTCGTTCATTTATCTTGTCAAAATCATCTGCAGACGACTCGCATAGCGTGCGGGTTGTAGATTTTGTCCCTTCTCCACGTACAAAAGCCGAGTCAGCAAACATCACTTCGTTTTTGTCAAGTGTGATATATCCAAAAGAACTTGGATCAATCGCGAAGCAAGTATGGCAGCATACGGGCAACGGTGTATCAAGCCGTCGAGGTGAATTTTGTCACAGTGCATTGAGGGACGGGTTCCTTGTGGAAAAGCAATCCACTATGACAGAAACTGTAGCCCAGCGGATATGTAAAGGTCCGCGAAGATACCAGGGAAAAGACACGGTAAATGGTTCTTTTCGGGCAGGTGGGATACATCCCTCACCGACAGACTCGCCGATGGTCACGGACGGTGTACGGGATGGGCGAGAACATATCCAATTTATCGAGGAGCGTTTTGGCCGGAATTTGAACACCTCCCTAGCAGACCAAGCAAAAAGAGCTGTGCGCAGACGTATAGCAGGTGTCCTAAAAGCGGATGTGGAATTGATTGAGGCCCTCAAAAAGACGtctggggagggaagagTAGCAGGGTTAACAGAATCTGATGTGTTCCTTTTCCCCACTGGTATGAGCTCGATTTTCAACTCCCATCAGATGTTGTTAGCCGCTAGGGGAGCCATGAAAAGCATATGTTTTGGTTTTCCTTACATTGACACGCTGAAAACTCTTGAGAAATGGGGGCCCGGTTGTTTATTCTATGGAAATGGCTCGTCCGAGGACATAGACGACTTAGAGGCGCGGTTAGACTCTGGGGAAAAATTCCTCGCAGTCTTCACCGAGTTCCCTGGCAATCCATTGCTGAAGTCCCCAGATCTCAAACGCATCCGTTCTCTCTCAGATAAATACGATTTTGCAGTGGTTGTGGACGAGACCGTGGGGAATTTCCTCAACATCAATGTGCTGCCATATGCCGATATTGTGGTCAGCAGTCTAACAAAGATCTTCAGCGGAGACAGTAATGTCATGGGGGGTAGTGCTGTGCTCAATCCACATGGACGCTACTATTCATCTCTCAAAGACACTTTTGCCCGCGACTATGAGGATAATCTTTGGGCTGAAGACGCAATTTTCTTGGAGAGGAATAGCCGTGATTTTGTGTCAAGGATCGAGAAGATCAATAGCACCACCGAAGAGATTACAGAAATGTTGAAGGGCTCATCACTTGGTATGtgttcttccatctttccagtTTTAATAGCATGCGTCTGACTTGGGATATAGTGAAAAACGTCTTCTACCCCAAATGCAACCCTTCAAGACCCTTATACGAAGCCTTTCGCCACTCCAACGGTGGCTATGGGGGTCTTTTCTCAGTTACTTTCTACTCAACCGCCCAAGctgttgctttctttgatcaCCTGGAAGTCCTCAAGGGCCCCAGTCTCGGTACCAATTTTACTTTGAGGTTAGTAGTAGCGCACGAATTCTTCAGCCTGGAGGAAATTGTGTTAACCTGAAAACTCAGTTCTCCCTACACTTTATTAGCCCACTACGGTGAGTTAGGTTGGGTATGTCGATGTCATTCTTTCAGTTCTCCTCCCTATTGTCTCCCCGTCCATCTCTAATACTCCTACCTAGGCAAGCTCTTTTGGTGTAGAATTTGACCTAGTAAGGATAAGCGTTGGCTTGGAGGATGTGTCTGATCTCCGCTATCGGTTTCAGCGGGCATTGGAGGCCGTGGCAAAGGTCAAGACGTAGAGAGGGGGCAATAACTCACTACCAGTATCCTTCCAAGCTGCAATTACTAAGCTCTCGGTAAGGCATGAATAATGCTTCAGGTAAATCCAATGAGAAAGGGGGTCAGTGGTCCTGTCACTTTCGACCGAAATGGAAACATGCAATGCCTAAGGCACTGAGTTCGCAGCCAGGACAAGGACGTCATGTTTGAAAGACGTTTACTAGCATCATTCCTAGCATGCTAGTAGATAATAGTCAATCCACTGGGACTGCATCTTAAACCCTCTTTGCGTACGTTTATCCATGTTTCATTTTGCCTGGTTTAAGGAGGAACACCTACACTTCACATAGTCCCCACGAGGTCAATGTACATAAAACTATCTTGGGTTGATTGGGCAACTAGCGTGAGAAGGACAATGGACCTGATCTAGTGATAATGAAGCTATCTGCGAGAAATCGATATATTAAGTAGGTTGACGTTAGGTCTTGATCCCTGAACGCTACGCGAGGAGATCGTTCTGCGTATAGGTAGttaaatagatagatagCTAACCCCCTTCGTTATATATGTATAATATACATAGAGAGAGTATTTAGGACCGTAAAGCCCAGTATAATGACACTACGTAAAGATCCTATCTTTACAACCAATGTCATCGACCACACTTGATTGATACCTGGACTATCTTACGCAACCGATTTCTTATTACCAGTTTCCGCGGGCAGCTATCACAATGTTTCTAAGTTGAACCCACCGCCGAGATTGATATTTGGTAGCTTCGATTTTTCTAAAAGCTGCTTGTTCACATTGCAGCCTACATAATTCAAAGTTTCCCGTCGACAAAAGCAACAGCGGGAGTCACTGGAGAGTCAAAGGCGACTACCAGTACTTGACCTGCATCATCCGTTATTATACGCCTGCGGTTCCAACACAGCTGCATAGAGCCTATGTCGGTTTGTACTTCTTTCCTCGTTTGAAATTCAGAGTAACTCATCCTAGATTAGCTCACGGTCGATGATATGGCTATCAAACTGGCTTGTTAGTTTTTCGGATCTCGTACGCGAAACATCCATGGTCCGAAGCCATAAAGTTCACTCACGGATTTGCCGAAGTAAGCATTAAGACATCCGAACAGCGTGAATACCTTAGTAGCTGATTGAGAGGATTCTGCAAGTCCTCTTTGCATTGCATTAATTGTTAGAATGGACTCCCATGATCTGTCTATACGGCTCCACGCACACGCACAACGACACATCCTGGCTACCTGTTAGAAAAGCAGGTTGTGGAGTTACTGGGGTATGCTCTGAGAATTAAGCAACCGAGGGGAGCCattccaatatatatatatatgttttAGGGAAGGAGTAAAAAAGATAATTGGTGTGAGTAGTAAAGGTATATCTGAAGTTATCGTTTACTAATAGTCTATAACAATAGCTGAGCCATGTAGAGCCTAttacaagaaagaagatgattcgACTAGATACCTAATAATTATTCACCTGATGTTCACGTTGGGGTTTAATTCAATGATGACCCAAAAGATAGCCTCAATGAACTGGCCTAGAATCAAAGTTACTTGAATTCCAATCAAGACGCCAACAGACGCCCCTGCGTACATTGGGTTCGTCGCCTTATGTCAAGTCAAAGGCTTTCTAATGACACCACCTTGAGAATGAACTTTATTTCTGGTCATATATGGAGTACAACTTATATactctatatatacacgGTATATTGATACCTAGGTCGGACTTTATGCATATGTACTCCTTGCTGCcagtacatacagtacatactcCCCGGTAATATTTTCATGGgacgtacggagtacagtatAATACAAACAACTATGTTGATGTACTCCAGACATACTTCATTGCCTTGTGTTATTGGCTTTAGCAGTGGTAGAGTACCTGACTGAAACGTCTCGTAATTACGCTACATGAATATCCATCTCGTAAGTTACTACTCAATTAGGCTAGGCTATACTAATCCAGATCAACCCTCGTCACGGGACTTACTGCTTAGAGGAAAAAGTTAATGTTCGAATCTCCAAAAGTGTTTATCCCTTGGGAAGGCCGTCCGAACCTGGCTTCAACGCGACTAGAAACTAATGCTATAGATTTAACTAGCGACAGTATGTTCTCAGGCAATTCCACCTATTATGCTCACCCATGACGTTCTTCATCTAAAACTTAGTTGCTAACACTCGTTCTCCGTGGTTCCAGTTTATCCTGGATTGAAATCAACCGACACCGGTGATCTAGGGCTCTTTTAGCATAACTTCAACAAATCCGAAGTCCTAGATAGgaagtgaaaagaaaatggcaacTTGTCTTACTGCCCCCAAACGGCCGTTTCTAGCCCTGCCGTCATTTGTTCCGTCTTCGTGTCCGTCGATCACTTTGCAAACACGCCGGCATCAATCCTCGTATAGGCGGACGAAACAACGCCTACGTGTCAAACCAGATGCGTCGTTTGGTGTTTCGTCCACCCAATTTCATGATCAAATCATTCACAACCCGCCTTCGAGCGCCCCCTCGGTATACCATACACCCACGAAATTCCTCCCTCTCGATGATGTTCGGAGAACCCTTCGTGGCGCTTCCATGAACAATGGAAATTCTGCTCAACTACCCTCTGTTTTCAAAACATCCGTGGAGAAGAGATATCATTTGAATCCTTCAGACATAGAGGAGATCCGCAGACTGCGATTAAGCGACCCGATGACTTGGAGCCGTTGGAAACTGGCTAAGCGCTTTGACTGCTCTCCAATGTTCATTGCTATGGTATGTGAAGCTGGcccacaaaagaaagaaatacagAAACAAGTCTTGGAAGCGGTACAATCAAGATGGGGTACAAAACGTCGGATGGCCAGAGAAGACCGACAATTGCGAAAAGAATCCt is a window from the Aspergillus oryzae RIB40 DNA, chromosome 6 genome containing:
- a CDS encoding cystathionine gamma-synthase (cystathionine beta-lyases/cystathionine gamma-synthases) — protein: MLFPSAKTAHICRSFILSKSSADDSHSVRVVDFVPSPRTKAESANITSFLSSVIYPKELGSIAKQVWQHTGNGVSSRRGEFCHSALRDGFLVEKQSTMTETVAQRICKGPRRYQGKDTVNGSFRAGGIHPSPTDSPMVTDGVRDGREHIQFIEERFGRNLNTSLADQAKRAVRRRIAGVLKADVELIEALKKTSGEGRVAGLTESDVFLFPTGMSSIFNSHQMLLAARGAMKSICFGFPYIDTLKTLEKWGPGCLFYGNGSSEDIDDLEARLDSGEKFLAVFTEFPGNPLLKSPDLKRIRSLSDKYDFAVVVDETVGNFLNINVLPYADIVVSSLTKIFSGDSNVMGGSAVLNPHGRYYSSLKDTFARDYEDNLWAEDAIFLERNSRDFVSRIEKINSTTEEITEMLKGSSLVKNVFYPKCNPSRPLYEAFRHSNGGYGGLFSVTFYSTAQAVAFFDHLEVLKGPSLGTNFTLSSPYTLLAHYGELGWASSFGVEFDLVRISVGLEDVSDLRYRFQRALEAVAKVKT
- a CDS encoding mitochondrial 54S ribosomal protein mL58 (predicted protein), translated to MATCLTAPKRPFLALPSFVPSSCPSITLQTRRHQSSYRRTKQRLRVKPDASFGVSSTQFHDQIIHNPPSSAPSVYHTPTKFLPLDDVRRTLRGASMNNGNSAQLPSVFKTSVEKRYHLNPSDIEEIRRLRLSDPMTWSRWKLAKRFDCSPMFIAMVCEAGPQKKEIQKQVLEAVQSRWGTKRRMAREDRQLRKESWGRDE